The stretch of DNA ATCCTCTATCTGGAGGGGCTCAACGTCAGCTTCGACGGCTTCAAGGCGATCAACGACCTGAGCCTTTACATCGAGCCCGGCGAGCTGCGCTGCATCATCGGCCCCAATGGCGCCGGTAAAACCACCATGATGGACATCATCACCGGTAAGACCCGCCCCGACAGCGGCAGCGCTTTCTTTGGGCGCCGCATCGACCTGCTGCAACTCAGTGAGGCGGAGATTGCCCAGGCGGGTATCGGTCGCAAGTTCCAGAAGCCGACGGTGTTCGAGCCCCTCAGCGTGTTTGAAAATCTGGAGCTGGCGATGTCCGGCAACAAAGGGGTCTGGAGTACCTTCCGCGCCCGGGTGGGGGTGGAGCAGCGTGAACGCATCGAAGCCTGCCTCGAACAGATCGGCCTTAAGGACCAGGCAGCGCAGCGGGCGGGGGATCTCTCCCATGGACAGAAGCAGTGGCTGGAGATCGGTATGTTGCTGATGCAGGAGCCGCGCCTGTTGCTGGTGGACGAGCCGGTGGCGGGGATGACCCATCAGGAGATGGACCGCACCGCCGAGCTGCTGCTCTCTCTGGAGGGGAAGCACTCGGTGGTAGTGGTGGAGCACGATATGGATTTTGTGCGCTCGATCGCCCGCACCGTCACGGTGTTGCACCAGGGCAGTGTGCTGGCCGAGGGCAGCATGGACCAGGTGCAGGGCGATGCGCGGGTCAAACAGGTCTATCTGGGGGAGTAGGGGATGTTGCAGGTACAGGGTATCAACCAGTTTTACGGCGCCAGCCATATCCTCTGGGATCTGGACCTCCAGGTACGAGAGGGGCGCTGCACCTGCCTGATGGGGCGTAACGGGGTGGGCAAAACCACCCTGCTCAAAGCCATCATGGGGCTGCTGCCGGTGGCCTCGGGGCAGATCGCCTTCAAGGGGCGAGACCTGCTGGGGCAGTCGGCGGAGCGTCGCGCCAGCCTAGGGATCGGCTACGTCCCCCAGGGGCGGCAGATCTTCCCGCTTCTGAGTGTGGAGGAGAACCTGCAGATCGGCCTGCCGGCGCGCGCCGATCGGGTACGCCAGATCCCGGACTTTATCTTTGAGCTGTTTCCGGTGCTCAGGGAGATGTTGCACCGCCGTGGCGGGGATCTCTCCGGCGGCCAGCAGCAACAGCTGGCGATCGGGCGGGCGCTGGTGACCGACCCTTCGCTGCTGATCCTCGACGAGCCCACCGAGGGGATACAGCCCAATGTGGTGCAGGAGATCGGCGAGATTATCCGCACCCTCAACCGGGAGATTGGCCTCACCGTGCTGCTGGTGGAGCAGAAGCTGCCCTTCGCCCACAAGGTGGCCGACGATTTCTGCATCCTCGAGCGGGGGCGCAGCGTCGCCACCGGCGAGATGGCAGCGTTGGGGGAGGAGCTGGTGCGCCAGTACCTGACCGTGTGAGCTGCCGGGGGTGGGGTATGCCTGCTCCCTTCTGGTGCGCACCAGATGGATGCGTGCCCCCTGCTTGTGCGCTTGGGGGCTGTGCCGAGGGGGTATCCTCACTGGGCTCGGCTGTAACCCCCGTAGCCACTGGCGTCTGGAAAGCTGGTCTGTGCTTTGCAACATGAGCCCCCATCAGGTGCGTCACCGAGAATCCTGCACCGACCTCAGCCCAAGGAGAGACAGCCGACGATGTTACCTGCGAACTCCCGCCCCCGGGTCCTTTGCCTCGCCATCGTCCCCTGCCTCGGGAGCGGCCGGCGATGAATGCCATCACCGCTCTGCCTGGCGAGTCAGCCGACAACAGCCTGGGGGTGGATCGCCAGTGGCTGGCCTCGCTGGAGCTGGGCTTCGAGCGCCGTAACGGCCGTACCGCCCTCCACCATCTCCTGCACCAGGGCCCGCTGCGGGTGCAGAAGCCCTTTTACCCGGAGGGGGAGTGCTGCCACGTTTACCTGCTGCATCCCCCCGGCGGGCTGGTCAGCGGCGATCAGCTGGCGATCGATATCGAGCTGGGGACCGACAGCCATAGCCTCATCACCACCCCCTCGGCGGGCAAAATCTACAAGGGAGACAGCAATGACGTTGCCCAGCAGCAAGCGTTGGTGGCTCGCGTAGGGGAGGGGGCTGCGCTGGAGTGGCTACCCCAGGAGACCATCCTGTTTGACGGTGCCCAGGGGCGCACCCGAACCCGCATCGAGTTATCCGGGGATGCCCGCTTTATCGGTTGGGAGCTGGTGAGCCTGGGCCGCCCCGCCAGTGCGGAGCGCTTCGAGCGGGGCAGCCTGTTGCAACAGGTGAGCCTCTATCGTGATGGCCGGCCATTGTTGCTGGAAAAGCAGGAGCTGCTGGCTGGCAGCGAGCTGGCGAACCGGGCCTGGGGGCTGGATGGCCGGGTGGTGGCCGGCAGCGCCTGGGCCAGCGGCTTCGTTTCCGAGCCATTGGAACTGGTCGATGCCCTGCGTGAGCTGGCCAGCGATGACCCCGACGCCCGCTACGCCATCAGCTATCGACGCGATGTGTTGTGTGTGCGCTACCTCGGCAACGAGATGGAGGCGGCCCGCCACTACTTTACCGAGGCCTGGCACTGCATTCGCCCGGCCCTGCTGCAACGGGAGGGGGCGATACCGCGCATCTGGCTGACCTGACCCGGCGCCGCGCGACCCGCCCTTACCCCGGCAGATAACGACTTAACCGAAACGACGCAACAGAGAACAAAAGGGACAACCATGGAATTAACCCCCCGCGAGAAAGACAAGCTGATGCTCTTCACCGCCGCTCTTGTGGCCGAGCGCCGCCGGGCGCGGGGCGTCAAGCTCAACTACCCGGAATCGGTGGCCCTGATCAGTGCAGAAATCCTCGAAGGTGCCCGCGATGGCAAGAGTGTGGCGGAGCTGATGAGCTACGGGCGCACCATCCTCAGCCGTGATGAGCTGATGGAAGGGGTGCCGGAGATGATCGACGAGATCCAGGTGGAGGCCACCTTTCCCGATGGCACCAAGCTGGTCACCGTCCACGACCCCATCCAGTAACCGCACCCTGCCGCTCCACGCAGCGCAACCCACAGGAGAAGACGATGCATCCTGGAGAAATGAAGATCAAGGCGGGGGAGATCGAGCTCAACCCCGGCCGCGAAACCCGCACCCTCAAAGTGGCGAACAGCGGCGACCGGCCGATTCAGGTGGGCTCCCACTACCACTTCTATGAGACCAACCCTGCCCTCAGCTTTGAGCGTGAGCTGAGCCTGGGTTTTCGCCTCAACATTGCGGCCGGCACCGCGGTGCGCTTCGAACCCGGCCAGAGCCGCACTGTCGAGCTGGTGCGGTTTGCCGGCAAGCAGCGCATCTTCGGTTTTCGGGGCGAGGTGATGGGTGACCTCAACAGGGGGGAGAACGCAGATGGCTAAGATTTCACGGCAGGCGTACGCCGAGATGTACGGACCCACCACCGGCGACCGGGTTCGGCTCGCCGATACCGAACTCTGGATCGAGGTGGAGCAGGATTACACCCACTACGGGGATGAGGTGAAGTTCGGCGGTGGCAAGGTGATTCGTGATGGCATGGGACAGAGCCAGGGGCTGGCCAGCGCCGTGGTGGATACCCTGATCACCAACGCCCTGATCCTCGACCACTGGGGCATCGTCAAGGCCGATGTGGGGATCAAGAACGGCCGTATCGTTGCCATCGGCAAGGCGGGCAACCCCGATACCCAGGAGGGGGTCACCATCGAGGTGGGGCCCGGTACCGACGTTATCGCCGGTGAGGGGCAGATCCTCACCGCCGGCGCCATCGACTCCCATATCCACTTTATCTGCCCC from Aestuariirhabdus litorea encodes:
- the urtD gene encoding urea ABC transporter ATP-binding protein UrtD, which codes for MTMMESFRHHTRRDQVFDFLMPPAIDSLDLSKNTILYLEGLNVSFDGFKAINDLSLYIEPGELRCIIGPNGAGKTTMMDIITGKTRPDSGSAFFGRRIDLLQLSEAEIAQAGIGRKFQKPTVFEPLSVFENLELAMSGNKGVWSTFRARVGVEQRERIEACLEQIGLKDQAAQRAGDLSHGQKQWLEIGMLLMQEPRLLLVDEPVAGMTHQEMDRTAELLLSLEGKHSVVVVEHDMDFVRSIARTVTVLHQGSVLAEGSMDQVQGDARVKQVYLGE
- the urtE gene encoding urea ABC transporter ATP-binding subunit UrtE, yielding MLQVQGINQFYGASHILWDLDLQVREGRCTCLMGRNGVGKTTLLKAIMGLLPVASGQIAFKGRDLLGQSAERRASLGIGYVPQGRQIFPLLSVEENLQIGLPARADRVRQIPDFIFELFPVLREMLHRRGGDLSGGQQQQLAIGRALVTDPSLLILDEPTEGIQPNVVQEIGEIIRTLNREIGLTVLLVEQKLPFAHKVADDFCILERGRSVATGEMAALGEELVRQYLTV
- a CDS encoding urease accessory protein UreD, with protein sequence MNAITALPGESADNSLGVDRQWLASLELGFERRNGRTALHHLLHQGPLRVQKPFYPEGECCHVYLLHPPGGLVSGDQLAIDIELGTDSHSLITTPSAGKIYKGDSNDVAQQQALVARVGEGAALEWLPQETILFDGAQGRTRTRIELSGDARFIGWELVSLGRPASAERFERGSLLQQVSLYRDGRPLLLEKQELLAGSELANRAWGLDGRVVAGSAWASGFVSEPLELVDALRELASDDPDARYAISYRRDVLCVRYLGNEMEAARHYFTEAWHCIRPALLQREGAIPRIWLT
- the ureA gene encoding urease subunit gamma, encoding MELTPREKDKLMLFTAALVAERRRARGVKLNYPESVALISAEILEGARDGKSVAELMSYGRTILSRDELMEGVPEMIDEIQVEATFPDGTKLVTVHDPIQ
- a CDS encoding urease subunit beta, whose protein sequence is MHPGEMKIKAGEIELNPGRETRTLKVANSGDRPIQVGSHYHFYETNPALSFERELSLGFRLNIAAGTAVRFEPGQSRTVELVRFAGKQRIFGFRGEVMGDLNRGENADG